A genomic window from Engraulis encrasicolus isolate BLACKSEA-1 chromosome 14, IST_EnEncr_1.0, whole genome shotgun sequence includes:
- the trub2 gene encoding mitochondrial mRNA pseudouridine synthase TRUB2 → MAALRAFRKFEGLFAIYKPPGVHWKLVRDTIETHLLKELNAFQRAPKQEVRFQALPSGETDVTKELTIAATQLPVLSTSHHVRGPRYRTLKVGVGHRLDAGSSGVLVLGVGHGNKALEEFYNSPITRDYTLEGEFGMATDDFTETGRVIERTTFEHVNLEKIEMILAVIQGGHQKALISYSGVDLQSQEAYELASRGMLYPHGKSPPILLALRCTRFQPPHFTLEVRCVNETQGYLRKLVHEVGLELRSSSVCTGVRRTRDGTFGIREALTRQHWTASDIQRAIKASRSMIKAQGRADISESGAEKDCQIEQQYQNRGTAEHSTASMTETDPKQLYSRAKEAVGSTAS, encoded by the exons ATGGCAGCTTTACGAGCGTTTCGTAAATTTGAAGGGCTATTTGCTATTTATAAGCCACCTGGGGTTCACTGGAAACTCGTTCGAGACACCATAGAGACACATCTTCTCAAGG AGCTCAATGCTTTCCAGCGTGCCCCCAAACAGGAGGTTCGTTTCCAGGCCCTACCAAGTGGAGAGACAGATGTCACCAAAGAACTAACCATAGCTGCCACTCAGCTTCCAGTCCTCTCGACCAGTCATCATG TGAGGGGACCACGGTACAGGACACTGAAGGTAGGAGTGGGACATCGTCTGGATGCAGGCTCATCAGGAGTACTTG TCCTAGGTGTTGGACATGGAAACAAGGCTCTTGAAGAGTTCTACAACTCCCCTATTACTAGG GACTACACACTAGAGGGGGAGTTTGGTATGGCCACAGATGACTTTACTGAGACTGGACGCGTCATAGAACGGACCACATTTG AACATGTCAATCTGGAGAAGATTGAGATGATCCTGGCTGTGATCCAAGGAGGCCATCAGAAAGCTCTCATCTC GTACTCGGGCGTGGACCTGCAGTCTCAGGAGGCGTATGAGCTGGCCTCTCGGGGGATGTTGTATCCACACGGCAagtctccccccatcctcctggCTCTGCGCTGCACTCGATTCCAgcccccacacttcactcttg AGGTTCGTTGTGTGAATGAGACCCAGGGTTACCTGCGAAAGCTGGTGCATGAGGTGGGTTTGGAGCTGCGCAGCTCGTCTGTCTGCACAGGCGTACGCCGCACTCGCGACGGCACCTTTGGAATTCGGGAGGCCCTCACTCGACAGCACTGGACTGCGTCGGATATCCAGCGTGCCATTAAAGCATCCCGCTCCATGATAAAGGCCCAGGGCAGGGCTGACATCTCTGAATCTGGTGCTGAGAAGGACTGTCAGATAGAACAGCAGTACCAAAACAGAGGCACAGCAGAACACTCTACAGCCAGTATGACAGAGACTGACCCCAAGCAGCTGTACTCCAGGGCAAAGGAAGCAGTAGGAAGCACAGCATCCTGA